A single genomic interval of Chryseobacterium paludis harbors:
- the kdsB gene encoding 3-deoxy-manno-octulosonate cytidylyltransferase yields MKIIAVIPARYEASRFPGKLMQILGEKTVITTTYQNVVETGLFDEVFVASDSEIIYNEIVNNGGKAVMTGQHETGSDRIAEAVQNIDCDIVINVQGDEPFLKTEPLKQLIEVFKQDDNQEISLASLKIKLTEKEEIENPNNVKVITDNSGFALYFSRSIIPYHRETSYDVDYFKHIGVYAFRKHALLQFSKLEMKPLEISEKIECIRYLEYGMKIKLIETNFIGVGIDTPEDLEKARKLIG; encoded by the coding sequence ATGAAGATCATAGCCGTTATTCCCGCTCGTTACGAAGCGAGCCGTTTTCCAGGAAAATTAATGCAGATTTTAGGAGAAAAAACAGTGATCACAACTACTTATCAGAATGTTGTAGAAACTGGTTTATTTGATGAAGTTTTTGTAGCCAGTGATTCTGAGATTATCTATAATGAAATTGTAAATAATGGTGGGAAAGCTGTGATGACAGGACAGCATGAAACGGGGAGTGACCGTATTGCAGAAGCTGTTCAGAACATAGATTGTGACATTGTTATTAATGTACAAGGAGATGAACCTTTTTTAAAAACTGAACCCCTCAAACAATTGATCGAAGTTTTTAAACAAGATGATAATCAGGAGATCTCATTAGCTTCATTAAAAATAAAACTGACTGAAAAAGAAGAAATAGAAAACCCTAATAATGTAAAAGTGATCACAGATAACAGTGGATTCGCTTTGTATTTTAGCCGTTCTATTATCCCTTATCACAGGGAAACTTCTTATGATGTTGATTATTTTAAACATATCGGAGTCTATGCTTTTAGAAAACATGCTCTATTGCAATTCTCTAAATTGGAAATGAAACCTTTAGAAATTTCAGAAAAAATAGAATGCATTCGTTATCTGGAATACGGAATGAAGATCAAATTAATAGAAACCAACTTTATCGGTGTGGGAATTGATACTCCTGAAGATTTAGAAAAAGCAAGGAAGCTAATAGGTTAG
- a CDS encoding phosphatase PAP2 family protein, translating to MMKRIRLILLPISVMVWSQKSDSTIIVNPPKSQNYTLKDGSVRTYSKPKLFEFITRVPKDFIETNKDFVAKDHAYYLGGAVASTLVLLPFDQKLIDNSRELGDKWGMSADNNYSKVGGLIKIPKDIGAGLYLIGNGSTVVLLGIGFAAYGLIKDDYRAQATASGLMESLILSGVFSQTIKRMTGRESPFIAIENGNSGGHWTPFPGFSAFSSNTSRYDAMPSGHLTTFMSALTVIADNYPDVKWIKPVGYTLAGALAFQMMQSQVHWASDYPLALLMGYFIGKTISKNRYTVSGFNAGTVHYKVNFTASHNFGYNMVGINLSF from the coding sequence ATGATGAAAAGAATTAGATTGATATTGTTACCGATATCTGTCATGGTATGGTCTCAAAAGAGCGATAGTACAATTATCGTAAACCCTCCAAAGTCCCAAAATTATACACTAAAAGATGGCTCTGTTAGAACCTATTCTAAACCAAAGCTTTTTGAATTTATTACAAGAGTTCCCAAAGATTTTATTGAGACAAATAAAGATTTTGTTGCAAAAGATCATGCCTATTATCTAGGTGGTGCAGTGGCAAGTACTTTAGTACTATTACCTTTTGATCAGAAACTTATAGATAACTCAAGAGAGCTGGGTGATAAATGGGGAATGAGTGCTGACAATAATTACAGTAAAGTTGGTGGATTAATAAAAATTCCAAAAGATATTGGAGCAGGCCTGTATTTAATTGGTAATGGGTCTACAGTTGTACTGTTAGGGATCGGTTTTGCTGCTTATGGATTAATAAAAGATGATTATAGAGCTCAGGCTACAGCAAGTGGATTAATGGAAAGTTTAATACTTTCAGGTGTTTTTTCTCAAACCATAAAAAGAATGACGGGAAGAGAAAGTCCATTTATAGCAATTGAAAATGGTAACTCTGGGGGACATTGGACTCCGTTTCCTGGTTTTTCTGCATTTTCAAGTAATACTTCGCGTTATGATGCGATGCCCTCAGGGCATTTAACTACGTTTATGTCGGCATTAACGGTTATAGCGGATAATTATCCTGATGTAAAATGGATAAAGCCTGTAGGCTATACATTAGCCGGAGCATTGGCCTTTCAAATGATGCAGAGCCAGGTTCATTGGGCATCTGACTATCCTTTAGCTTTGTTGATGGGATATTTTATAGGAAAAACCATTTCCAAAAACAGATATACCGTTTCAGGATTTAATGCAGGAACGGTACACTATAAAGTTAACTTTACCGCTTCTCATAATTTTGGTTACAATATGGTTGGTATTAACTTATCTTTTTAA
- a CDS encoding pyridoxal phosphate-dependent aminotransferase: protein MKVSKLAANLIGSEIVKIGNEVNDLKAKGAEIANLTIGDLNSNIYPIPAKLKEEIQKAYQNNLTNYPPANGLLSLRNEVSKDLKTRWNLDYSANDILITAGSRPLIYAVYKTIVDEGDKIIYPIPSWNNNHYAYLTSADAIEVKTTPENNFLPTAADIKPHLGGAVLLALCSPLNPTGTMFTKDQLSEICELIIEENKKRGEDEKPLYLMYDQIYSNLTFDAKHYDPVSLFPEMKEYTIYIDGISKCLAATGVRVGWGFGPAHIIDKMKALLTHVGAWAPKPEQEATAKFYQNTEDVNTFVDDFKAKLEESLKVLHKGIQDLKGKGLAVESIEPMGALYLTIKLDYIGKTKPDGTVIENSSDLGFYLINEAGVALVPFSAFGEEKSEPWFRASVGGLAVNEIEVMMPKLEQALNNLK, encoded by the coding sequence GTGAAAGTTTCAAAATTAGCGGCGAACCTGATTGGTTCTGAAATTGTAAAAATTGGTAATGAAGTAAATGATTTAAAAGCAAAAGGAGCGGAGATAGCCAATCTTACTATTGGTGATCTGAATTCTAATATTTATCCGATACCTGCAAAGTTGAAGGAAGAGATTCAGAAAGCTTATCAGAATAATCTGACAAACTATCCGCCAGCAAATGGGCTTTTATCTTTAAGAAATGAGGTTTCTAAAGATCTTAAAACAAGATGGAACCTTGATTATTCTGCAAATGATATTTTGATCACTGCGGGTTCAAGACCATTGATCTATGCTGTGTATAAAACAATTGTAGATGAAGGTGATAAAATCATTTATCCAATTCCTTCATGGAACAATAACCATTATGCATACCTTACATCAGCTGATGCCATTGAAGTAAAAACGACACCTGAAAATAACTTTTTACCTACTGCCGCTGATATTAAACCTCACTTAGGTGGTGCTGTTTTGTTAGCACTTTGTTCACCATTGAATCCAACAGGAACAATGTTTACAAAGGATCAGCTTTCAGAAATCTGTGAATTGATCATTGAAGAAAACAAGAAGAGAGGTGAAGATGAGAAGCCGTTGTACTTAATGTATGACCAGATCTATTCCAACCTTACTTTTGATGCAAAGCATTATGATCCTGTTTCTTTATTTCCTGAGATGAAAGAATACACCATATACATTGATGGTATTTCAAAATGTTTGGCTGCTACGGGAGTTCGTGTAGGATGGGGATTCGGACCAGCTCATATCATTGATAAAATGAAAGCACTGCTTACTCACGTAGGAGCTTGGGCACCAAAACCGGAGCAGGAAGCAACAGCTAAATTTTATCAGAATACTGAAGATGTAAATACTTTCGTTGACGATTTTAAAGCTAAGTTGGAAGAGAGTCTAAAAGTGCTTCACAAAGGAATTCAGGATCTGAAAGGAAAAGGATTGGCAGTAGAAAGTATCGAACCAATGGGGGCTCTTTACCTTACTATTAAATTAGATTATATCGGAAAAACAAAACCAGACGGAACTGTTATCGAAAATTCATCTGATCTTGGATTTTACCTGATCAATGAAGCTGGAGTGGCATTAGTTCCATTCTCTGCCTTCGGTGAAGAAAAATCTGAACCTTGGTTCCGTGCTTCTGTAGGTGGATTAGCTGTAAATGAAATTGAAGTAATGATGCCAAAACTTGAACAGGCATTAAACAATTTGAAATAA
- a CDS encoding phospho-sugar mutase translates to MTTLEKAKLWLSDTFDQETRDAVQLLIDGNSPDLEDSFYRELEFGTGGMRGIMGVGTNRLNKYTLGQATQGLANYMLKQFPNEEIKVAIAYDVRHNSKEFGKLVADVLTANGIKVLLFKDHRPTPELSFTVRDKKCNGGIVLTASHNPPEYNGYKVYWNDGAQIVPPHDEAIINEVYSVKFNEINFNGNDDLIEWIGEEQDDVYIDACIENSTYQNVGKENLNIVFTSIHGTTYTTVPKALEKAGFKKIDLVKEQMIPSGNFTTVESPNPEEPAALEMAMDLAKITNADIVIGTDPDGDRLGIAVRNLDGEMQLLNGNQTNTILTYYILNEWRKLGKITGKEFIGSTIVTSDIFFDIAQKFGVACKAGLTGFKWIGKMIREAEGKEKFVCGGEESFGFMTGDFVRDKDSCGSILVACEIAAWCKANGRTMYQYMIEIYQETGMYYEGLVNLVRKGRDGAEEIQNMMKNFRENPPKQIAGSLVEEVKDFKEQTNFIVSKNEKQVMNDIPKSNVLIYYTQDGTKVCVRPSGTEPKIKFYISVKDSITSEADFRDKLKSLDEKINQVKTDLQLT, encoded by the coding sequence ATGACAACATTAGAAAAAGCGAAACTTTGGTTAAGTGATACGTTTGATCAGGAAACGAGAGATGCTGTACAATTATTGATTGATGGTAATTCCCCTGATCTGGAAGATTCTTTTTATAGAGAACTGGAATTCGGAACCGGAGGAATGAGAGGAATTATGGGTGTTGGAACAAATCGTTTAAATAAGTATACGTTAGGTCAAGCAACACAAGGACTTGCGAATTATATGTTAAAGCAATTTCCAAATGAAGAAATTAAGGTTGCTATAGCTTATGATGTACGGCATAACTCTAAGGAATTTGGAAAGTTGGTAGCTGATGTTCTAACGGCTAACGGGATTAAAGTATTACTTTTTAAAGATCACAGACCTACTCCCGAATTGTCTTTTACCGTTCGTGATAAAAAATGTAACGGTGGTATTGTTTTAACCGCTTCACACAACCCACCGGAATATAACGGATATAAAGTATATTGGAATGATGGAGCACAGATTGTTCCACCTCATGATGAAGCGATTATTAATGAAGTTTATTCTGTAAAATTCAATGAAATTAACTTCAATGGGAATGATGATCTTATAGAATGGATCGGAGAAGAACAGGATGATGTTTATATTGATGCCTGTATTGAAAACTCTACCTATCAGAATGTTGGAAAAGAGAACCTTAATATTGTTTTCACTTCCATTCATGGAACTACGTATACAACAGTTCCAAAAGCTCTGGAAAAGGCCGGATTCAAAAAAATTGACCTTGTAAAGGAACAAATGATTCCTAGTGGGAATTTTACTACTGTAGAATCTCCAAACCCTGAAGAGCCGGCAGCATTGGAAATGGCAATGGATTTAGCGAAAATTACAAATGCTGATATTGTGATCGGAACAGATCCGGATGGTGATCGATTGGGGATTGCGGTAAGAAATCTCGATGGTGAAATGCAACTGCTGAATGGAAACCAAACCAATACAATTCTTACCTATTATATCCTTAATGAGTGGAGAAAGCTTGGAAAAATTACAGGAAAAGAGTTTATCGGTTCAACAATTGTTACTTCAGATATTTTCTTTGATATTGCTCAAAAGTTTGGTGTTGCCTGCAAAGCTGGTCTTACTGGATTTAAATGGATCGGAAAAATGATTCGTGAGGCTGAAGGAAAAGAAAAGTTTGTTTGTGGTGGAGAAGAAAGTTTTGGTTTTATGACAGGAGACTTTGTTCGTGATAAAGATTCTTGTGGAAGTATTCTTGTTGCTTGTGAGATTGCTGCCTGGTGTAAAGCAAACGGCAGAACGATGTATCAATATATGATTGAGATCTATCAGGAAACCGGAATGTATTATGAGGGATTGGTAAACCTTGTAAGAAAGGGACGAGACGGAGCTGAAGAAATTCAGAATATGATGAAAAATTTCCGTGAAAATCCACCTAAACAAATAGCTGGTTCTCTAGTGGAAGAAGTAAAAGATTTTAAGGAACAAACCAATTTTATTGTTTCTAAAAATGAGAAACAGGTAATGAATGATATTCCAAAATCAAATGTATTGATCTATTATACACAGGATGGAACTAAAGTTTGTGTAAGACCTTCAGGGACTGAACCAAAAATTAAATTCTATATTTCTGTAAAAGATAGTATTACTTCTGAGGCTGATTTTAGAGATAAATTAAAATCTTTGGATGAGAAAATCAATCAGGTAAAAACAGACTTACAGTTAACATAA
- a CDS encoding GIN domain-containing protein, whose protein sequence is MKNIFYVAAVFALVSCGKISPKGNIEKKDIDVSEFVNLDMQGKFRVFYARGPKNFIEIETYPNVANNLDVDVKDKTLSIKEKRGTKGVDFYNVTIYSKYNLEKVSVSDSVEMNISSEIKTDNFKLNLKNNATFMGSVNTRRAEVEMLNKSRANFLGETKNAVIKISDTASLIAPYWKITNLNIDSKNGNYAEVNVKDSLKGHIQNTAKFLYYNDPIRAFKIDKTTRVENKKLD, encoded by the coding sequence ATGAAAAATATATTCTATGTAGCTGCTGTCTTTGCCTTAGTTTCCTGCGGAAAAATTTCTCCAAAAGGAAATATTGAAAAGAAAGATATTGATGTTTCAGAATTTGTGAATCTTGATATGCAAGGAAAGTTTCGTGTGTTTTATGCAAGAGGACCAAAAAACTTTATTGAAATAGAAACATATCCCAATGTTGCCAATAATTTAGATGTTGATGTAAAAGATAAAACCCTTTCAATCAAGGAAAAAAGAGGTACAAAGGGGGTTGATTTTTATAATGTAACCATTTATTCTAAATATAATCTTGAAAAAGTATCGGTCTCCGATTCTGTAGAAATGAATATTTCAAGCGAAATAAAAACAGATAACTTTAAGCTTAATTTAAAGAATAACGCTACATTTATGGGTTCAGTGAATACAAGAAGAGCAGAAGTGGAGATGCTGAACAAAAGTAGGGCTAATTTTTTAGGGGAAACTAAAAATGCAGTGATAAAGATCTCTGATACTGCAAGTTTGATTGCTCCATATTGGAAAATTACAAACTTGAATATTGATTCTAAAAATGGAAATTATGCAGAGGTTAATGTAAAAGATTCTCTAAAGGGACATATTCAGAATACTGCGAAGTTTTTGTATTATAACGATCCGATCCGTGCTTTTAAAATTGATAAAACAACAAGGGTAGAGAATAAGAAATTGGATTAA
- a CDS encoding DUF3667 domain-containing protein translates to MNCGYRISDEFCAHCGQRADTARITPHSLIKSDILGSVWHVEARFFRTLKHILFSPGKMAMDYISGKRVKYYNLFSLLLILFGFNVLALHFYLDLNPKEIPKESSDIVDFFSKYSKTILFALIPILALNGWVIFKRIKLNIAEHVIIASVSLSGILVLLLLDDAISIIGVYEPLSKIINILDKILVSGLALFPGFTYFNAFKDSYSKLGLLWRLLVFYILLIIGCFAIIILLYNIF, encoded by the coding sequence TTGAACTGCGGTTATAGAATTTCCGATGAGTTTTGTGCTCATTGCGGACAGAGGGCCGACACTGCAAGAATAACTCCGCATTCTCTTATTAAAAGCGATATTTTAGGATCAGTTTGGCATGTAGAAGCAAGGTTTTTCCGAACATTAAAACATATTTTATTTAGTCCTGGAAAAATGGCAATGGATTATATTTCAGGTAAAAGAGTTAAATACTATAATTTATTTTCTCTATTACTTATTTTATTTGGTTTCAATGTTTTAGCCCTGCATTTTTATTTGGATCTGAACCCTAAGGAAATTCCCAAAGAAAGCTCAGATATTGTTGATTTTTTCTCAAAATACTCTAAAACAATTTTGTTTGCTTTGATCCCGATTCTGGCTTTGAATGGATGGGTTATTTTTAAACGAATTAAGCTGAATATTGCAGAACATGTGATTATTGCATCCGTCAGTCTTTCAGGAATTCTGGTATTATTGTTATTAGATGATGCCATTAGCATTATCGGAGTTTATGAGCCATTGTCAAAAATCATTAATATCTTAGATAAAATTTTAGTTAGTGGCTTGGCTTTATTTCCTGGTTTTACTTATTTTAATGCTTTTAAAGATTCATACTCAAAATTAGGCTTACTATGGAGGTTATTAGTTTTTTATATCTTACTAATAATTGGATGTTTTGCAATAATTATACTTTTATATAACATATTTTAA
- a CDS encoding glycosyltransferase family 2 protein — protein sequence MNLSIIIPLLNEEDSLEELFSRIDTVCKTSNLSYEIWFVDDGSTDLSWSIIENLKVQNPQIHGIKFSRNYGKSQALHAAFERAHGDVIITMDADLQDFPEEIPDLYKMVIEDNYDIVSGWKKKRFDNVMTKNVPSKLFNAAARKVSGVELHDFNCGLKAYKKQVVKSIDVYGDMHRYIPVLAANAGFRRITEKEVRHQARPYGTSKFGTERFIRGFLDLVTLWFVSRFGGRPMHFFGAVGTIMFIFGFLSAFWLGVSKLIDVSRGIYGHLITNNPWFFIALTMMIMGTLLFIAGFLGEMIIRTNREHKNYNIDEVI from the coding sequence ATGAATTTATCTATAATTATTCCGCTGCTTAATGAAGAAGACTCTTTGGAAGAGCTTTTCTCAAGGATTGATACTGTTTGTAAAACAAGCAATTTATCCTATGAGATTTGGTTTGTAGATGATGGAAGCACGGATTTGTCATGGAGTATTATCGAAAATCTGAAGGTTCAAAATCCACAGATTCACGGGATAAAATTTTCCAGAAATTACGGAAAATCTCAGGCATTGCATGCTGCTTTTGAAAGAGCACATGGTGATGTAATTATCACAATGGATGCTGATTTACAGGATTTTCCAGAAGAAATCCCTGATCTGTACAAAATGGTAATTGAAGACAATTACGATATTGTTTCAGGTTGGAAGAAGAAACGTTTTGATAATGTAATGACTAAAAATGTTCCTTCAAAGCTTTTCAATGCAGCGGCAAGAAAAGTATCAGGAGTTGAACTTCATGATTTCAACTGTGGTTTGAAAGCATATAAAAAACAGGTTGTAAAATCTATAGATGTATATGGAGATATGCACCGTTATATTCCTGTTTTAGCTGCTAATGCAGGATTCAGAAGGATTACTGAAAAAGAAGTTCGTCATCAGGCCAGACCTTATGGAACTTCAAAATTTGGAACTGAAAGATTTATTCGTGGTTTTCTTGATTTGGTAACACTTTGGTTTGTAAGTCGTTTTGGAGGCAGACCTATGCACTTTTTTGGAGCAGTAGGAACGATTATGTTTATTTTTGGATTTCTTTCTGCATTTTGGTTGGGAGTTTCAAAGCTAATTGATGTATCAAGAGGAATTTATGGGCATCTTATTACCAATAATCCGTGGTTTTTTATTGCTTTGACAATGATGATCATGGGAACGCTTCTGTTTATTGCTGGGTTCTTAGGTGAAATGATCATAAGAACAAATAGAGAACATAAAAATTATAATATTGATGAAGTAATCTGA
- a CDS encoding DUF4199 domain-containing protein yields MTKSPSTIGIILFIATMIVFFIAYYFFSGIHYFDTSLKINAFVLPIIYAAAAFWSVKSHWNNHKMGFREAFKRSFVPMFIGGILSIFSIYAFLNFVDTDAKKLLNYQYVERQKSELDSEYKSARKILKHQKDIDELDQKYKERIQSFSPQAVKGKDMLTASHFSGYFAAILIFYVVLSLFFGAFFRTKTIHQ; encoded by the coding sequence ATGACGAAAAGTCCATCCACCATAGGAATTATACTGTTTATCGCTACAATGATTGTTTTTTTTATAGCGTATTACTTTTTTTCAGGAATCCATTATTTTGATACTTCTCTCAAAATCAATGCTTTCGTACTGCCTATTATTTATGCTGCTGCAGCATTCTGGTCAGTAAAATCTCATTGGAATAACCATAAAATGGGTTTCAGAGAAGCTTTCAAAAGATCTTTCGTTCCAATGTTCATTGGCGGAATTCTTTCAATATTTAGTATTTATGCATTTTTAAATTTTGTAGATACAGATGCAAAAAAGCTATTAAATTATCAATATGTTGAAAGACAAAAATCAGAACTTGATTCAGAATACAAGTCTGCAAGAAAGATTTTAAAACATCAAAAAGATATCGACGAACTCGATCAGAAATATAAAGAGAGAATTCAAAGCTTTTCTCCACAAGCTGTTAAAGGAAAAGATATGCTTACGGCAAGTCATTTTTCAGGATATTTTGCAGCAATTCTTATATTTTACGTAGTTTTGTCACTGTTTTTTGGAGCGTTTTTCAGAACAAAAACAATTCACCAATAA
- a CDS encoding metal-dependent hydrolase encodes MKIQYLGQNCFLFTYKDKTILSDPFYNYKKAESGFDISAQKIDYILLTHAHGDHIADVAEVLEYHPDATIIGVPEVCGYFKMAKNKDDVNLGGSAKIDDLKISMVPAHHTSSFPDGSYGGVPVGYIFRLPEGKNLYLAGDTGVMADMELFPRLYGNIDLSILPIGSHYTMCPRKAAFAAAELLKTPKVIGCHFDTFPAIEINHESALKHFADKNVELVLPKLGEKFEF; translated from the coding sequence ATGAAAATACAATATTTAGGGCAAAATTGTTTTTTGTTCACTTACAAAGATAAAACGATTTTAAGTGATCCGTTTTATAACTACAAAAAAGCTGAATCGGGGTTTGATATTTCAGCACAAAAAATAGATTACATTTTATTAACTCATGCTCATGGTGATCATATTGCTGATGTAGCAGAAGTTTTAGAGTATCACCCGGATGCTACTATAATTGGAGTACCTGAAGTTTGTGGTTATTTTAAGATGGCCAAAAATAAAGATGATGTGAACTTAGGAGGATCGGCAAAAATCGACGATCTTAAAATTTCCATGGTTCCGGCTCATCATACGAGTTCTTTCCCAGATGGAAGCTACGGAGGTGTTCCTGTGGGCTATATTTTCAGATTACCTGAAGGTAAGAATCTTTATTTGGCAGGGGATACCGGAGTAATGGCCGATATGGAATTATTCCCAAGATTATACGGAAATATTGATTTATCTATTTTACCTATCGGAAGTCATTATACAATGTGTCCAAGAAAAGCAGCTTTTGCAGCAGCAGAATTATTGAAAACGCCTAAAGTTATTGGATGTCATTTTGATACTTTCCCTGCTATTGAAATTAATCATGAAAGTGCTTTAAAGCATTTCGCTGATAAAAATGTTGAACTTGTTTTACCGAAATTGGGAGAGAAGTTTGAATTTTAA
- a CDS encoding SRPBCC family protein — protein sequence MSNSPIYVEAQMLIRKPIQEVFEAFVNPEITTQFWFTKSTGKLEKGKTVTWEWEMYGVKNNVTVLEIIHNHLIKTEWGDPASKVDYEFKEMEKGTFVVIKSYGFTQTGEDLLKTVNDNTGGFTTVLDGCKAYLEHGINLRLIEDKFPQK from the coding sequence ATGAGTAATTCTCCTATCTACGTTGAAGCTCAAATGCTTATCAGAAAGCCTATTCAAGAGGTATTCGAAGCATTTGTTAATCCTGAGATCACGACCCAGTTTTGGTTTACAAAATCGACTGGAAAGTTAGAAAAAGGTAAGACGGTTACCTGGGAATGGGAAATGTATGGGGTGAAAAATAATGTTACCGTTCTTGAAATAATTCATAATCATCTGATAAAAACAGAGTGGGGTGATCCTGCAAGTAAGGTGGATTATGAATTCAAAGAAATGGAAAAAGGAACCTTTGTGGTGATTAAAAGCTATGGATTCACTCAGACTGGAGAAGATCTTTTAAAAACCGTTAATGATAATACTGGCGGTTTTACCACTGTCTTGGATGGCTGTAAGGCGTATCTGGAACATGGAATTAATTTAAGATTGATCGAAGATAAGTTTCCACAGAAATAA
- the menA gene encoding 1,4-dihydroxy-2-naphthoate octaprenyltransferase produces the protein MKDWIKAARLRTLPLSLSGIIMGSFIAKWKLYGAGGTWDWKIFALALLVTLLYQVLSNYANDYGDGVKGTDAKRINEAESRAVASGRITAQQMKNAVILLSILSFIATVVLLYVAFIPKYMNEFYIFIGLGVASILAAIGYTVGKKPYGYMGLGDLFVFIFFGLVSVCGSYFLFTKTFSWDILLPGTAVGLMSMAVLNLNNMRDIESDRLSGKHSFALRLGFKNAMIYEMILLQLPLILILVFLGINGFIESKNYYVFIVMILLIPFAKLRRKIMSVKEPKELDQYLKQVGILTFTMAVLTAIGLNFFN, from the coding sequence ATGAAAGACTGGATAAAAGCCGCAAGGCTAAGAACTTTACCGCTTTCTTTGAGCGGAATTATTATGGGGAGCTTCATCGCTAAGTGGAAATTATATGGTGCTGGTGGAACTTGGGACTGGAAGATTTTTGCACTGGCTCTTTTAGTGACTTTACTGTATCAGGTTTTATCAAACTATGCCAATGATTATGGTGATGGAGTAAAAGGAACGGATGCTAAAAGAATTAACGAGGCAGAATCAAGAGCCGTAGCTTCAGGAAGAATTACAGCTCAGCAAATGAAGAATGCTGTGATCTTACTTTCAATACTATCTTTTATAGCTACAGTAGTCTTATTGTATGTTGCTTTTATTCCTAAATATATGAATGAATTCTACATTTTCATAGGATTAGGAGTAGCAAGTATTTTAGCAGCTATTGGATATACAGTTGGAAAAAAACCTTATGGATATATGGGATTGGGAGACCTTTTTGTATTTATCTTTTTTGGTTTGGTTTCAGTTTGTGGGAGTTATTTTCTTTTCACTAAAACTTTCAGCTGGGATATTTTATTGCCAGGAACAGCAGTTGGATTGATGAGTATGGCTGTTTTGAACCTAAATAATATGAGAGACATTGAAAGTGACAGACTATCGGGCAAACACAGTTTTGCTTTGAGATTAGGCTTTAAAAATGCAATGATCTATGAAATGATTCTGTTGCAGCTTCCTCTTATTTTGATTCTTGTCTTTTTAGGGATAAATGGTTTTATAGAATCAAAAAATTACTATGTTTTCATTGTGATGATCCTATTGATCCCATTTGCTAAGCTGAGAAGAAAAATAATGTCTGTAAAAGAACCTAAAGAATTGGATCAGTATTTGAAACAGGTCGGAATTCTTACTTTTACTATGGCTGTTCTTACAGCAATTGGACTCAATTTCTTTAACTAA
- a CDS encoding 1,4-dihydroxy-2-naphthoyl-CoA synthase: MIEWKTVKEYEDITYKKCNGVARIAFNRPEVRNAFRPKTTSELYDAFYDAYEDSSIGVVLLSGEGPSPKDGGWAFCSGGDQKARGHQGYVGEDGRHRLNILEVQRLIRFMPKVVIAVVPGWAVGGGHSLHVVCDLTLASKEHAIFKQTDADVTSFDGGYGSAYLAKMVGQKKAREIFFLGRNYSAQEALEMGMVNAVIPHAELEDTAYEWAQEILAKSPTSIRMLKFAMNLTDDGMVGQQVFAGEATRLAYMTEEAQEGRNAFLEKRKPDFGENQWIS; the protein is encoded by the coding sequence ATGATTGAGTGGAAAACCGTCAAAGAATACGAAGATATTACCTATAAAAAATGTAATGGTGTTGCGAGAATTGCTTTTAACAGACCAGAAGTTCGTAATGCTTTCAGACCTAAAACTACCTCAGAATTGTACGATGCTTTTTATGATGCTTATGAAGACTCTTCTATAGGCGTTGTTTTACTTTCCGGAGAAGGTCCAAGTCCTAAAGATGGCGGATGGGCTTTCTGCAGTGGAGGTGATCAAAAAGCAAGAGGACATCAGGGATATGTTGGTGAGGATGGAAGACATCGTCTGAATATTTTAGAAGTTCAGCGTTTGATCCGTTTTATGCCTAAGGTGGTTATTGCTGTCGTTCCAGGATGGGCGGTAGGTGGTGGACATTCACTTCATGTGGTTTGCGATCTTACTTTAGCAAGTAAAGAACATGCTATTTTTAAGCAGACTGATGCTGATGTTACAAGTTTTGATGGTGGATACGGTTCTGCATACTTAGCAAAAATGGTGGGTCAGAAAAAAGCTCGGGAAATCTTCTTTTTAGGAAGAAACTATTCAGCTCAGGAAGCATTGGAAATGGGAATGGTTAATGCTGTAATTCCTCACGCTGAACTAGAAGATACAGCTTACGAATGGGCGCAGGAAATTTTAGCAAAATCTCCGACTTCAATCAGAATGCTGAAATTTGCAATGAACTTAACTGACGACGGAATGGTAGGGCAGCAGGTTTTTGCAGGAGAAGCAACTCGTTTGGCCTATATGACTGAAGAAGCTCAGGAAGGTAGAAATGCATTCCTGGAAAAGAGAAAGCCGGACTTCGGAGAAAATCAATGGATATCTTAA